One genomic window of Arvicola amphibius chromosome 4, mArvAmp1.2, whole genome shotgun sequence includes the following:
- the Rnft1 gene encoding E3 ubiquitin-protein ligase RNFT1 → MQASCSQLHDPPGTSDDAPASQCVHPSRATEGSSFHPGDIHIQINSGPKEHPENPSSRNTRPGACSCGHGCAHTRFRSHSHSEARPLEDFAAESGEHGSGSFSEFRCLFKWLQKSLPYILILGIKLVMQHITGISLGIGLLTTFMYANKSIVNQVFLRERSSKIQCAWLLVFLAGSSVLLYYTFHSESLYYSLIFLNPTLEQLSFWEVLWIVGITDFILKFFFMGLKCLILLVPSFIMPFKSKGYWYMLLEELCQCYRIFVPIPVWFRYLISYGEFGNVTRWSLGILLALLYLILKLLDFFGHLRTFRQVLRVFFTRPSYGVPASKRQCSDADGICSICQAEFQKPVLLICQHIFCEECITLWFNREKTCPLCRTVISDRINKWKDGATSLHLQIY, encoded by the exons ATGCAAGCCAGCTGTAGTCAACTGCATGACCCTCCAGGCACAAGTGATGATGCTCCAGCCTCCCAGTGTGTTCACCCGTCAAGAGCGACAGAAGGGTCTTCTTTTCATCCTGGAGACATACATATCCAAATAAACTCCGGACCTAAGGAGCATCCTGAAAATCCGAGCTCTAGAAATACAAGGCCCGGTGCCTGTAGCTGTGGCCACGGATGTGCACATACTCGCTTCCGGAGTCACTCCCACAGTGAAGCAAGGCCCCTTGAGGACTTTGCCGCAGAGTCTGGAGAACATGGAAGCGGCTCCTTCTCAGAGTTCCGCTGTCTCTTCAAGTGGCTGCAAAAAAGTCTTCCTTATATTTTGATTCTGGGTATTAAACTTGTTATGCAGCATATAACAG GAATTTCTCTTGGAATTGGGCTGCTAACAACTTTTATGTATGCAAACAAAAGCATTGTAAATCAGGTTTTTCTAAGA gAACGGTCATCAAAGATTCAGTGTGCTTGGTTATTGGTGTTCCTGGcaggttcttctgttcttttaTATTACACCTTTCATTCTGAATCACTTTATTACAG CTTAATTTTCTTAAATCCTACACTGGAGCAGTTGAGCTTTTGGGAAGTTCTTTGGATTGTTGGAATTACAGACTTCATTCTAAAATTCTTCTTCATGGGTTTAAAATGCCTAATTTTATTGGTGCCTTCTTTCATCATGCCTTTTAAATCAAAG gGTTATTGGTACATGCTTTTAGAAGAATTATGTCAGTGTTACCGAATTTTTGTCCCCATACCAGTTTGGTTTCGGTACCTTATAAGCTATGGGGAGTTTGGTAATGTAACTAGATGGAGTCTTGGGATATTGCTGGCTTTACTCTACCTCATACTAAAA CTTTTGGACTTTTTTGGACACTTGAGAACTTTCAGACAGGTTTTGCGAGTATTTTTTACACGACCA AGTTATGGAGTGCCTGCTAGCAAGAGACAGTGTTCAGATGCGGATGGTATTTGTTCAATATGTCAAGCCGAATTTCAGAAGCCAGTTCTTCTCATTTGTCAG CATATATTCTGTGAAGAATGCATTACCTTATGGTttaacagagagaaaacatgtcCACTGTGCAGAACTGTGATTTCAGATCGTATAAACAAATGGAAAGATGGAGCCACTTCATTGCACCTTCAGATATACTAA